AGCACGATTTCATCTGTTTTCAAAAACCTGATTATCGGAACTTTAAAACAAAAATGGAATTATCAATTCTTAAGCAATTGTTAATAGCGTTTTTAACTGCATATTTTCATTAAATTTACAGCTGTCAAAAATAAATTTAAAATTATGCCTACCGACTGTATCAGCTTTCAATCTTCTGGTTATTTTTCTAAACTAATGCAAGATTACTTAGATCAAAAAGAAGAATTAAAACCGCTGTACAATAATTTTCCAACCTTAGAAAATTTCGAAAAACAAATTGCTGAAAAAGCAGCTAATTTTGATCATAACAACCGAATTCCATTGGTTAAAACCTTGGAAAAACAATACGAGAATATTGAAATTTCGGATTCAACTAAACAAAATATTTCGCTTTTAGCACTCGAAAATACTTTTACCATCACAACCGGACATCAGCTAAATTTATTCAGCGGACCGTTGTATTTTTTGTATAAAATCATTTCTACCATTAATTTAACCAAAGAGTTAAAATCGAAATACCCTTCTTATAATTTCGTTCCGGTTTATTGGATGGCAACAGAAGACCATGATTTTGAAGAAATTAATTATTTTAATTTTAAAGGAAAAAAAATCCGCTGGAATGCTGAAAGTACAGGCCCAGTTGGAAGATTATCTACTAATGGATTGGAAGATTTATTTGAAATCTATTCTAAAGAATTAGGTTCAAGCACAAATGCCAACGCACTTAAAAAGCTATTTGAAGATGCCTATTTAAAACATGAAAAATTAGCCGATGCTACACGTTATTTAGCAAATGCTCTTTTTTCTAGTTATGGTTTGGTTATTATAGATGCAGACGATGCCGATTTAAAACATGCCTTTATTCCGTTTGTAAAAGAGGAATTAGAGAATCAAACCTCATTTAAAGCGGTACAAAAATCAATTGAACAACTTTCAGATTATACTGTTCAGGTAAATCCAAGAGAAATCAATTTGTTTTATATCGAAGATAAACTGCGTGAAAGAATTATTTTTGAAAATGATAAATATTTAGTTAACAATACTAAAATCTCGTTTTCAAAAGAAGAAATTCTCAAATTATTGGAAAGCAATCCTGAAAAATTTAGTCCAAACGTAATTATGCGTCCGCTGTATCAGGAAATTATCCTTCCGAATCTTTGCTATATTGGTGGAGGCGGAGAAATTGCATATTGGTTGGAGTTAAAAGGATTTTTTGATGCTGTAAACATTACTTTCCCAATCTTATTAGTTCGAAATTCAGTTCTTTTAGCAACTGAAAAACAAGTTAAAAAAGCCGATAATTTAGGTTTAAGCTGGAAAGATTTATTTAGCAAATCAGAAAATCTAATCAATGCTGTTACACATAAACTTTCTCCATTTCCAATAGATTTGACAGAGCAAAAAGAAGCTCTTGAAAAACAATTCAACTATCTATTCGAATTGGCTGAAAAGACCGACAAATCATTTTCTGGTGCTGTAAAAGCACAGGAAATAAAACAGAAAAAAGGATTAGAAAATCTGGAAAAACGTTTGCTTAGAGCACAAAAAAGAAAATTACAGGATCAATTACAGCGTGTTAATGATTTGCAGTGCGAATTATTTCCAAATCACAGCTTACAAGAACGTCAAGCCAACTTTTCTGAATTTTATTTAGAAAACGGAGAGCAATTGATACCGCTTTTAATCCAAAAATTAAAACCTTTAGAACATAATTTTGATATCATAATAATCTAAAATAATTATCTTTAGAAATTCAAAGTAATAGCTTAGGAACAAATAACCAGCTCATTTCCGAAAGTATTGCTTCTCTCAAACCAAATAGAATTATATTTTATAACCTATTAACGAACTAACCAAATGGTAAGAGAACGCCTAATTTCGCTTGATGTCTTTCGCGGACTAACTATTCTATTAATGACTATTGTAAACAATCCGGGAGACTGGGGCAATGTTTATCCGCCGCTTTTACACGCGCACTGGAACGGTTGTACACCAACTGATCTTGTATTTCCGTTTTTTGTTTTTATAATGGGAGTTGCGGTTCCGCTCGCAATGCCGGACAAAGTTTATGACGATACTACATTCAATAAAATCCTGATTCGTTCCTTAAGAATGCTCTGTCTTGGAATATTTTTCAATTTCTTTGGCAAAATTGAGCTGTTCGGTTTGGACGGAATTCCGTTGCTTATTGCCCGATTAGCTGTAACTATTGCTGTTGGTTATGCCTTAATGGGAAGCTTCAGTACCAAACTAAAAAATATCTTCGCTTTCGGCATATTAGCATTGTATCTCATTTTAGCTTATGGAGGATTTGAAAATTATCAAGACGTAAGACTTCCAGGTGTTTTGCAGCGTATTGCCGTTGTTTATTTTGTAGTTTCGCTTTTGTACTTAAAAACTTCTCGTAAAACACAATTCATTACAGGAATCGTTTTGCTTTTCGGCTATTGGGCAGTTATGACTTTAATTCCTGTTCCGGGATTTGGAGAAGCCAATTTAGAAAGAGGAACCAATTTAGCCGCTTGGATAGACAGCGTTTTGCTAAAAGGACATATGTATCACGAAACCAAAACTTGGGATCCAGAAGGAATATTAAGCACAATTCCGTCTATTGTAAACGGAATTATAGGTTTATTCATTGGACAAATTTTACTACTCGGCGCAACTAAAATTAACAAAGCGCAAAGAATGGGAATGATTGGCGTCGGGCTTATTTTCTTCGGATTAATGTGGGATTTAGTTTTCCCAATAAACAAATCGATCTGGACAAGCAGTTACGTCTTGTATACAACAGGTCTAGCCACTGTATCTTTAACGACACTATATTATGTCATTGATATAGCGGAATATAAAAAAGGATTCAAACTTTTCGTAATTTGGGGAGTTAACCCAATGCTTGTATTTTTTGCATCACAGATTATTCCGCAGGCCTTAACCATGATCCGATTCCAAAATCCTCATAATCCCGAGGAACAAACCAATCTTTTAAGCTATTTATATAATTTCGGAATCGCACCTTTTTTCAGCAATCCAATGACAGCTTCTTTAGCGGGCGCGTTGACCTATGTAGCAATCTGGACATTTATTCTTTGGATTTTCTATAGAAACAAATTGATATTCAAAGTCTAAATTTGTTTCACCATATAAGTGATATAAGTTCATTTAAAAGCTTCACGAAGAAACACCAAATAAATTTTACCGCGTTCTAAAATGAACTTATATCACTTATATGGTTTCCATAAAAAACATTTCTTGCCCAAAACATCGTTTCTAACGACTTTTAATTATGAATTTATTAAAATCAATTGATAAAAAAAGTATACTTTTGCACAAAATTTAATAAAATACAAAATGGCAACAAATAGAACTTTTACAATGATTAAACCAGATGCTGTTGCAAACGGACACATCGGGAACATCTTAGCAATGATTACTAATGGTGGTTTCAAAATCGTTTCATTAAAATTAACTCAATTAACTGTAGCTGATGCTAAAGCATTCTATGCAGTTCACGCAGAAAGACCTTTCTACGGAGAATTAGTTGAATTTATGTCTCGCGGGCCAATCGTTGCCGCTATTTTAGAAAAAGATAACGCAGTAGAAGATTTCAGAACTTTAATTGGAGCTACAAACCCAGCTGAAGCTGCTGAAGGAACTATTCGTAAAGCATACGCTACTTCAATCGGAGAAAACGCAGTTCACGGATCTGATAGCGACGAAAATGCTGCTATCGAAAGTGCATTCCATTTTGCTGGAAGAGAGCAGTTCTAGTATTCAGTGTTCAGCTTTTAGCTGGCAGTGAAAATAAAAAAGAAGCCGATTCAAATTTTGAATCGGCTTCTTTTTTATTTTTATTTTTCTATTTAAACATCTCAACGTTCTCTGTTTTAAAAAGCACTTGTAGTCTCACCCAGATTGAGTAAATTGTCTTGCAACCTTAATTTTAGGATCTCGAAATTTTTATGATAAAAATTAGAAATAGATCCTATTCGTTTTCCATTCTCAAAAATAAAAACAGATTCATAAACACCTCCTTTTGCAGATTCAAACTTATTCATAAAACCATCTAATGCAGCAATTTTATAAATATTAGATTTTCCGATCCCAAAATAACGTCTCACAATGATATGATCTTCATTAATTTCTAAGCTGTGAGCTCTAGTCCTCAAGACAGTAAACCAAAAGAGAACAATAAGCAACAAAAACAAAACAGCAGGCCAAACATGTGCTTCTGGCGAATTATAAGCCAAATAAAAAACCAAAGGCCCCATAATACTAAAATACGAAACTAAAATAATTGGAAAAATCTTAAATTTCGTTTTTAAATAGGTCATATTAAACTGTATTTCAGGATATAAATTCTTATCTCAAAACCACCTCTTTCACAACATCACGACCTAATTCTTCGTTAATCATCTTAACGATTTTAGATTTTCCGTGACTTAATTCTTCGCGCAAAACTGCCGATCCTAATTCGACATAAAGCGTACTGCCTTTAAGAACAACATTTTTAGTATAAGTATTCACACCACTTCCCATAAGGTTTTTCCAGGCATCACGAACATCAATTTGATCCATTCCCGGCTGTAATTTATTCACTTGAATAATCTGCTGTAAAACAGCACTAATTGTAGATTCGCTATTTAGTCTTTTTGCCATCGTTCAAGAGATTTATTGGTGCTGCTTTTTTATAATGATATTCTATTTTTTGTGGATTTTTAACCACTAATTCTTTATCCGAAAGCGAGATGATTTCTTCGCTCCATTTCGTATAATCTGTTTTATAATCCAAGAAAACATGTTCTCCCGCAAAACGAACCGAAACATTTTCAAAAGTATCCGTAGTTAAAAATGTACCGTCAAACTGTGGCATTACTTTCGTTCGAACACCTTTATTATCTTTAATTTGAAAAAAATCAAAAGTTTCATTCATCTTATAGTCCTTCTCTTCGCCTTTGTCAAAAACTACTTTTTCAATTTCCCAATAACCGTTTAACTTAGCAATATCTTCAGGTTTTACTTCTTGTTTACAGCTTACAAACAAAAGCGATAAAACCAAAATCATAAAAGTGTTTTTCATAAGTACTTGAATTTTTATAAGGAGCTGAAAACCTGCTGTCCGTTATATCTTTTGTGCCGAACCCCGGCACAAAAGGATACCACTTCCATCAGGGCTAGGGCTTTAGTTTTCAAAAGATTTTTCTCGGACTACAAAGATAACCTTATAATCATCAAAAGAAACAAAAAATCAAAAAACACATTAAACTATTTTACATATTTTTGGTCAAACCCCAAAACCAAAAACAAAAAGACATGACCAAAACTATTTACGGATTATTGACGGCCTTATTATTTATAAGCTGCAGTAAAGATTCAGCAGAACCTGACACAACTCCCTCAGAAAGCATGTATTTCCCTCCTCTAACAGGAACAACTTGGGAAACAAAATCAATCGCAGAGCTAAAATGGAATCAAAATGCTGTACAGCCACTTTTAGATTATCTAGAGCTCAAACACTCTAAATCGTTCATCATTTTAGTAAACGGAAAAATCGTTCTTGAAAATTACTTTAACAATCATACCGCGACTACAAATTGGTACTGGGCAAGCGCAGGAAAAACTTTAACTTCGACTTTAACTGGAATTGCGCAGCAAGAAGGACTTTTAAACATAAACAATAAAGTCTCTCAATATTTAGGAACAGGTTGGACAAGCGAAACGCTTACTAAAGAAAACCTAATAACCTGTAAACATCTTTTAACCATGACATCGGGTCTTGATGACGCTACCGATGATGTAGATCCAGAAGACCTAATCTACAAAGCCGATGCAGGAACTCGTTGGGCCTACCACAATGTTTATGTAAAACTGCAAGATGTAGTTGCTAAAGCCAGTGGACAAACTTGGCAGAACTATTTCAACACCAGATTAAGAGACAAAATCGGCATGGATGGCACTTGGATACAGCTTGGCGTAAATAGTGTCTACGCAAGTACAACTAGAAGTATGGCTAGATTTGGCTTATTAATGCTTAACAAAGGAAAATGGGAAAATAACGTAATTTTAAACGAAGCCTTTTTTAACGAAGCTACAAATACTTCACAAAATATCAATTTAGGATACGGTTATCTATGGTGGCTAAACGGTAAAGCCAATTATCATTTACCGCAATCGCAGTTAACATTTCAAGGAAGTGTAATTCCAACCGGGCCAAGCGATATGTTTATGGCATTAGGAAAAAATGACCAAAAGATTTACGTAGTTCCAAGCAAAAACATGGTTGTAATTAGAATGGGAGATGCAGCAGACAATGTAAATCTTGCTCTATCTGATTTTGACAAAACGTTGTGGGAGAAAATTAATGCTTTATATCAATAAATTACGAATTACAGTTTAAATCAACTGCCATCCCTTATTTTTCAAAAAGCTTTTACAGCTTTTACAAAAATCTTTTTCTTCATTCAGTGGGTTTCCGCCTTCGGCATCACGCATTAAACACGTTTTAATTTTGCAATGCGGCAAACCTGCTCTATGACCTAATTCATGCAGAACTAGTTTATAAAACTGGCTATTTCTGTGTATTTTAGACAACCTAAAATCGGAAACAACACAGGCTTTTCCAGGCATGTAACCTAACCCCATTACACCCCAATCTTTAATATTGTTTTTTGTTGTACTAATGTCAAAATGTGACAAACCAACAATAACAGAATCACTGCCAATACTATTTTTAAGATTTTTAATAATACTATCAGCACGATATCTATTACGGAGCTTGTAAAAAGATTTTTCAGGGAAGTCTATATTCTGCCGTAAAACAACATTTGGATTAATTGTTTTTATTTCAGTAAAGACCTTTTGAGATTGTTTAATTTCAAAATTACCCAAAGGCTGTATCA
This portion of the Flavobacterium panacagri genome encodes:
- the bshC gene encoding bacillithiol biosynthesis cysteine-adding enzyme BshC, which encodes MPTDCISFQSSGYFSKLMQDYLDQKEELKPLYNNFPTLENFEKQIAEKAANFDHNNRIPLVKTLEKQYENIEISDSTKQNISLLALENTFTITTGHQLNLFSGPLYFLYKIISTINLTKELKSKYPSYNFVPVYWMATEDHDFEEINYFNFKGKKIRWNAESTGPVGRLSTNGLEDLFEIYSKELGSSTNANALKKLFEDAYLKHEKLADATRYLANALFSSYGLVIIDADDADLKHAFIPFVKEELENQTSFKAVQKSIEQLSDYTVQVNPREINLFYIEDKLRERIIFENDKYLVNNTKISFSKEEILKLLESNPEKFSPNVIMRPLYQEIILPNLCYIGGGGEIAYWLELKGFFDAVNITFPILLVRNSVLLATEKQVKKADNLGLSWKDLFSKSENLINAVTHKLSPFPIDLTEQKEALEKQFNYLFELAEKTDKSFSGAVKAQEIKQKKGLENLEKRLLRAQKRKLQDQLQRVNDLQCELFPNHSLQERQANFSEFYLENGEQLIPLLIQKLKPLEHNFDIIII
- a CDS encoding acyltransferase family protein yields the protein MVRERLISLDVFRGLTILLMTIVNNPGDWGNVYPPLLHAHWNGCTPTDLVFPFFVFIMGVAVPLAMPDKVYDDTTFNKILIRSLRMLCLGIFFNFFGKIELFGLDGIPLLIARLAVTIAVGYALMGSFSTKLKNIFAFGILALYLILAYGGFENYQDVRLPGVLQRIAVVYFVVSLLYLKTSRKTQFITGIVLLFGYWAVMTLIPVPGFGEANLERGTNLAAWIDSVLLKGHMYHETKTWDPEGILSTIPSIVNGIIGLFIGQILLLGATKINKAQRMGMIGVGLIFFGLMWDLVFPINKSIWTSSYVLYTTGLATVSLTTLYYVIDIAEYKKGFKLFVIWGVNPMLVFFASQIIPQALTMIRFQNPHNPEEQTNLLSYLYNFGIAPFFSNPMTASLAGALTYVAIWTFILWIFYRNKLIFKV
- a CDS encoding nucleoside-diphosphate kinase gives rise to the protein MATNRTFTMIKPDAVANGHIGNILAMITNGGFKIVSLKLTQLTVADAKAFYAVHAERPFYGELVEFMSRGPIVAAILEKDNAVEDFRTLIGATNPAEAAEGTIRKAYATSIGENAVHGSDSDENAAIESAFHFAGREQF
- a CDS encoding DUF721 domain-containing protein; translated protein: MAKRLNSESTISAVLQQIIQVNKLQPGMDQIDVRDAWKNLMGSGVNTYTKNVVLKGSTLYVELGSAVLREELSHGKSKIVKMINEELGRDVVKEVVLR
- a CDS encoding lipocalin family protein gives rise to the protein MKNTFMILVLSLLFVSCKQEVKPEDIAKLNGYWEIEKVVFDKGEEKDYKMNETFDFFQIKDNKGVRTKVMPQFDGTFLTTDTFENVSVRFAGEHVFLDYKTDYTKWSEEIISLSDKELVVKNPQKIEYHYKKAAPINLLNDGKKTK
- a CDS encoding serine hydrolase domain-containing protein; its protein translation is MTKTIYGLLTALLFISCSKDSAEPDTTPSESMYFPPLTGTTWETKSIAELKWNQNAVQPLLDYLELKHSKSFIILVNGKIVLENYFNNHTATTNWYWASAGKTLTSTLTGIAQQEGLLNINNKVSQYLGTGWTSETLTKENLITCKHLLTMTSGLDDATDDVDPEDLIYKADAGTRWAYHNVYVKLQDVVAKASGQTWQNYFNTRLRDKIGMDGTWIQLGVNSVYASTTRSMARFGLLMLNKGKWENNVILNEAFFNEATNTSQNINLGYGYLWWLNGKANYHLPQSQLTFQGSVIPTGPSDMFMALGKNDQKIYVVPSKNMVVIRMGDAADNVNLALSDFDKTLWEKINALYQ
- a CDS encoding Zn-dependent protease, with translation MIQPLGNFEIKQSQKVFTEIKTINPNVVLRQNIDFPEKSFYKLRNRYRADSIIKNLKNSIGSDSVIVGLSHFDISTTKNNIKDWGVMGLGYMPGKACVVSDFRLSKIHRNSQFYKLVLHELGHRAGLPHCKIKTCLMRDAEGGNPLNEEKDFCKSCKSFLKNKGWQLI